A genomic window from Populus nigra chromosome 7, ddPopNigr1.1, whole genome shotgun sequence includes:
- the LOC133698651 gene encoding uncharacterized protein LOC133698651 → MNPSRPIISRPIKIPPFVLKTCNLSPYSKRVSGFSPHRHGIRFSPAVTKCSRARDVHLAAAEATQSSCSSSRASPVIASKILDFESIEENIEKVIYRCRFLAILGVLGSMVGSFLCFIKGCTYVGSAFMQYLVNRSKVIILLVEAIDVYLLGTVMLVFGMGLYELFISNLDLAKQVSTGKTPNRSSLFGLFALKERPKWLEVKTVNELKTKLGHVIVMLLLIGFFEKSKTAIILSPIDLLCFSASVFLCSGCLYLLSKLGDTK, encoded by the exons ATGAACCCTTCCCGACCCATTATTTCAAGACCCATCAAAATACCACCTTTCGTGCTCAAGACTTGTAATTTGAGTCCATATTCTAAAAGGGTATCTGGGTTTAGCCCACATAGACATGGTATTAGATTCTCACCTGCTGTGACCAAATGTTCAAGAGCTCGTGATGTTCATTTAGCAGCAGCAGAAGCTACACAATCTTCTTGTTCTTCGTCTCGTGCATCCCCTGTAATTGCATCAAAGATACTCGACTTCGAATCTATAGAGGAGAACATAGAGAAG GTTATTTATCGATGTCGGTTCTTGGCGATTCTTGGGGTTTTGGGCTCTATGGTTGGATCATTTCTCTGTTTCATAAAG GGCTGCACTTATGTTGGGTCAGCTTTCATGCAATACCTCGTCAATCGTAGCAAAGTGATTATATTGCTGGTCGAGGCCATAG ATGTCTATCTTTTGGGAACAGTGATGCTAGTCTTTGGAATGGGTCTATATGAACTTTTTATTAGCAATCTTGACCTTGCAAAGCAGGTGTCAACGGGGAAAACACCAAACAGGTCAAGTTTATTTGGCTTATTTGCCTTGAAG GAACGACCGAAATGGTTAGAAGTGAAAACTGTTAATGAGCTGAAAACCAAGCTTGGCCACGTCATAGTAATGCTTCTTCTGATCGGCTTCTTTGAAAAGAGTAAGACGGCAATCATACTCTCTCCCATTGATTTACTTTGCTTCTCAGCTTCTGTCTTCCTTTGCTCTGGTTGCCTCTACTTGTTATCTAAGCTTGGCGACACCAAATGA